In SAR324 cluster bacterium, one genomic interval encodes:
- the tssK gene encoding type VI secretion system baseplate subunit TssK, whose protein sequence is MEVENTASLKPIFWHQGQFLQPQHLQHTDLYHESHLSTLLRIANPFFYGVVLLDVNEGALESDVFEVENGEILLKDGTFVDCPDDAVLLPRSFTSAWIDRHQPLKIYVGIRKMNPAGGNVTVITDPNDQELIAKVSTRYLTPAEPTTVPSYHVDGPVAKLQHLSYVVRLFWENEIEEAAKNYDLLEIAQIVSDGGTTKMSPTYVPPCVHIASSQLLVKTLKEIRDELAGRIRQLEDYKTPAGASTQVDGRTVNFKMTIQLLSQYVPILFHYVDTPSVHPWVIYGLLRQLIGGISTLSDKINFLGETTQGDRLLPPYMHNRLESCFQSAQKLIIQVLNEITISSETIVRLEQVGTGQFRADLSKALFGASNIYISMITSENFEQMFEQFAKYAKIGSEEQVKIYVERSLAGLEVKYLTAQPEGVPRRPNASYLRVDRQHPAWEGIVNQGNIKLIWDDAPEDLKVDFIAV, encoded by the coding sequence ATGGAAGTAGAAAATACAGCGTCGCTAAAACCAATTTTTTGGCATCAGGGGCAGTTCTTACAGCCTCAACATTTGCAACATACGGATTTGTATCATGAATCGCATTTATCAACATTGTTGAGAATCGCCAATCCATTTTTCTATGGGGTTGTTCTACTCGATGTGAATGAAGGTGCCCTTGAAAGTGATGTTTTTGAAGTGGAAAATGGTGAAATTCTGTTGAAAGACGGAACTTTTGTAGATTGTCCTGATGACGCGGTATTATTGCCAAGATCGTTCACGTCTGCCTGGATAGACAGACACCAGCCGCTTAAAATATACGTGGGCATTCGAAAAATGAATCCTGCAGGGGGGAATGTGACAGTGATCACAGATCCTAATGACCAGGAATTGATTGCAAAAGTGAGTACACGTTATTTGACACCGGCAGAACCGACCACCGTTCCCAGTTATCATGTGGATGGTCCTGTTGCCAAGTTACAGCATTTGAGTTATGTCGTACGATTGTTCTGGGAAAATGAGATTGAAGAAGCCGCAAAAAATTATGATTTGCTGGAAATTGCCCAGATTGTGAGTGACGGCGGTACAACGAAAATGTCCCCTACCTATGTGCCCCCATGTGTGCATATCGCAAGTTCCCAGCTTCTGGTTAAAACACTGAAGGAGATACGAGATGAATTAGCAGGGCGGATTCGCCAACTTGAGGATTATAAAACTCCAGCCGGAGCCTCAACTCAAGTTGATGGACGCACCGTTAATTTTAAGATGACGATTCAGTTATTAAGCCAGTACGTACCCATATTGTTTCACTATGTGGACACTCCATCCGTTCATCCCTGGGTAATTTATGGATTGTTACGTCAGTTGATTGGGGGGATCAGTACACTTTCAGATAAAATCAATTTTCTGGGAGAAACCACACAGGGGGACCGACTGCTTCCACCTTATATGCACAACAGGCTTGAATCCTGTTTTCAAAGTGCTCAAAAACTGATCATTCAAGTGCTCAATGAGATCACCATCAGTTCAGAAACTATTGTCCGACTGGAACAGGTTGGTACAGGACAATTCAGGGCTGATCTTTCCAAAGCATTGTTTGGTGCTTCAAATATTTATATTTCAATGATCACATCCGAGAACTTTGAACAAATGTTTGAACAATTTGCGAAATACGCAAAAATTGGTTCAGAGGAACAGGTGAAAATATATGTGGAACGGTCTCTGGCAGGATTGGAAGTTAAATATTTGACTGCTCAGCCTGAAGGGGTTCCGCGTCGACCCAACGCTTCTTACCTACGTGTAGACAGACAACATCCCGCATGGGAAGGGATTGTCAATCAGGGGAATATCAAGCTGATTTGGGATGACGCACCTGAAGATCTCAAAGTTGATTTTATCGCGGTTTAA
- the tssC gene encoding type VI secretion system contractile sheath large subunit yields the protein MAEKKASKAKEKQISTDRSLLQQVMEQTRIGEGEESYATAKTGLEEFLKEMLKDSSQVRVEKKRVDAMLDALDAKLSSQMDEILHHPEFQKKEAAWKSLKVMAERTNFRENIQIQIINVSKDDLLEDFEDAGDETKSGLYQHIYTNEYGQFGGKPVGVLVGNYTFGPGAQDIKLLRHVASVAAMAHAPFIAAAGPAFFNINSFDELPNLKDLESVFTGPQYAKWQSFREADDSRNVGLALPNFLLRNPYNEDNPAKAFNYKEETNGVSTNYLWGNAAFALCTRITESFEKYRWCPNIVGPQSGGGVTDLPLHVFERDGKNVVVGPTEVRFSDRREYELSEEGFVPLTMRKDSDNATFFSVNSVQKPKFFGTEPEQRQAEMNYRLGTQLPYLFVVNRLAHYIKVLQREKLGSWKSRAELETELNRWLRQYVSDQENPSAEIRGRRPLRRANVQVNEVEGEAGWYRVDITVTPHFKFMGANFTLSLSGRLDMT from the coding sequence ATGGCTGAGAAAAAAGCATCAAAAGCAAAAGAAAAACAAATCAGTACAGATCGATCATTGCTTCAGCAAGTAATGGAGCAAACCAGAATTGGGGAAGGTGAAGAAAGTTACGCAACGGCAAAAACAGGATTGGAAGAATTTTTGAAAGAAATGTTGAAGGATTCTTCCCAAGTGCGTGTGGAAAAGAAACGCGTGGATGCCATGTTGGACGCTCTGGATGCGAAATTGAGCAGTCAGATGGATGAAATTCTTCATCACCCGGAATTTCAAAAGAAAGAAGCAGCCTGGAAATCCTTGAAAGTGATGGCTGAGCGAACCAACTTCCGTGAAAACATCCAGATTCAGATTATCAATGTCTCCAAGGATGATCTTCTGGAAGATTTTGAGGATGCCGGTGATGAAACAAAATCAGGACTGTATCAACACATTTATACCAATGAATATGGTCAATTTGGTGGTAAGCCAGTGGGCGTTCTGGTTGGAAACTATACGTTTGGCCCTGGTGCGCAGGATATCAAACTGCTCAGACACGTTGCCAGTGTTGCGGCTATGGCGCACGCCCCATTTATTGCGGCAGCAGGTCCAGCGTTTTTTAATATCAACTCATTTGACGAACTGCCCAATCTTAAAGACCTGGAATCAGTGTTTACAGGCCCACAATACGCCAAATGGCAGTCATTCCGTGAAGCGGATGATTCACGCAACGTCGGTTTGGCATTGCCCAACTTTTTGTTGAGGAATCCATACAACGAAGACAATCCGGCAAAAGCCTTCAATTACAAAGAAGAAACCAACGGTGTGTCAACAAACTATCTCTGGGGAAATGCGGCGTTTGCGTTGTGTACCAGAATTACGGAAAGTTTTGAAAAATACCGCTGGTGTCCAAACATTGTTGGACCTCAAAGTGGTGGTGGTGTGACCGATTTGCCACTGCATGTGTTTGAGCGAGATGGTAAAAACGTTGTTGTTGGTCCTACAGAAGTTCGATTCTCTGATCGCAGGGAATATGAATTATCAGAAGAAGGATTTGTGCCATTGACCATGCGAAAAGATTCAGACAACGCGACATTCTTCTCGGTCAATTCTGTGCAGAAACCCAAATTTTTTGGAACAGAGCCTGAGCAACGTCAGGCTGAAATGAATTATCGTTTGGGAACCCAGTTGCCGTATTTGTTTGTGGTGAACCGTCTGGCGCATTACATCAAGGTGTTGCAGCGTGAAAAACTGGGCAGTTGGAAAAGCCGGGCGGAATTGGAAACAGAACTGAATCGATGGCTCCGCCAATATGTTTCAGATCAGGAAAACCCCTCTGCAGAAATTAGAGGACGACGTCCTTTGAGAAGAGCTAATGTTCAGGTCAATGAAGTTGAAGGTGAAGCAGGATGGTATCGTGTTGATATCACTGTGACGCCGCATTTCAAATTCATGGGCGCAAATTTTACACTCTCCTTGAGTGGCCGACTGGACATGACTTGA
- a CDS encoding Hcp family type VI secretion system effector, translated as MPIPAYMTISLVNQGEISEGASDESSIGTKSNEAHADEIQIQSFRHSVRRPVDPQSGQPVGPRIHEEMIITKIQDKSSPLFLQALSTGENIEEATIEWYRPGEGGKAEHFYSTTIENAIVTRIRSYMPDNKSAEANREALKRQAEGAAKALGLKLVKDEENPGTFSPQIHMEEITIRYKAITWTHEIAGTEGTDSWDGEE; from the coding sequence ATGCCAATACCAGCTTATATGACGATATCCCTGGTGAATCAGGGTGAAATCTCGGAAGGTGCAAGCGACGAGTCGAGTATCGGGACCAAATCCAATGAGGCGCATGCTGATGAGATCCAAATTCAGTCTTTCCGACATAGTGTCCGGAGACCTGTTGATCCTCAAAGCGGACAACCGGTTGGTCCAAGAATTCATGAAGAAATGATCATTACTAAAATACAGGACAAATCATCCCCACTCTTTTTGCAGGCGCTGAGTACCGGTGAAAATATTGAGGAAGCGACCATTGAGTGGTATCGTCCTGGCGAAGGTGGAAAAGCTGAACATTTTTATTCGACCACCATCGAAAATGCCATTGTAACCCGGATTCGTTCCTATATGCCTGATAATAAATCTGCAGAGGCAAATCGGGAAGCCTTGAAACGGCAGGCGGAAGGTGCCGCTAAAGCCTTGGGACTCAAACTGGTGAAAGATGAAGAGAATCCGGGAACTTTTTCTCCTCAGATCCATATGGAAGAAATCACAATCCGGTATAAAGCCATTACCTGGACACACGAAATCGCAGGAACAGAAGGTACTGACAGTTGGGATGGTGAGGAATAA
- the hcp gene encoding type VI secretion system tube protein Hcp has protein sequence MPIPAYMTISLVEEEELCEGACTTESIGIMAEEIVDEEMQNTIQVVGFEGLIHVPTNPNSGVPTGTRIHKGMKFTKVWDKTSPLLFQALCDGQQITNLELQFYRITDGEAENYYTITLNDAIITKIESYMPNCLDWRNEALTQLEDVWINYKAITVSHEVAGVEGADEWGGEEE, from the coding sequence ATGCCAATACCAGCCTATATGACGATCAGTCTTGTAGAAGAAGAAGAACTATGCGAAGGGGCCTGTACGACCGAAAGTATCGGAATTATGGCCGAGGAAATTGTTGATGAGGAAATGCAGAATACCATTCAGGTGGTGGGATTTGAAGGTTTAATCCATGTTCCTACCAATCCGAATTCAGGTGTTCCGACAGGCACTCGAATTCATAAAGGCATGAAATTCACAAAAGTGTGGGATAAAACATCACCACTTTTGTTTCAGGCTCTTTGTGATGGTCAGCAGATTACTAACTTGGAATTGCAATTCTACCGGATCACTGATGGTGAAGCAGAAAATTATTATACCATCACTCTGAACGATGCGATCATTACAAAAATTGAGTCATACATGCCAAACTGTCTGGACTGGAGAAATGAAGCATTAACCCAGTTGGAAGATGTGTGGATCAATTATAAAGCAATCACTGTATCTCATGAAGTCGCCGGAGTAGAAGGCGCCGATGAATGGGGTGGTGAAGAAGAATAA
- a CDS encoding DUF3540 domain-containing protein, with translation MSVATTIKTRARTGKQTIPLPQIISEYAEIGDYADGYWHVHCSDGKFKARKAFSCLVHPIVGDKVLISRDADEECYILAIMERSGKQNASLVFHGNVQISAPQGQIDVLAKERLGLVTTNQIEMSTSQLNVTALNATLNTERSQITSQEIMTTAKVIRVLAEKLDTFADRFVLRAKNSFRWVDELDQLKAGEVIHHIRTIFSVHSSGHATLTAKGDVRIDGERIHMG, from the coding sequence ATGTCAGTCGCTACCACAATCAAAACCAGGGCCAGGACTGGAAAACAGACAATTCCACTTCCACAAATCATTTCAGAATATGCGGAGATAGGAGATTATGCCGACGGTTATTGGCATGTACATTGCTCTGATGGAAAGTTTAAGGCACGGAAAGCGTTCAGTTGTCTGGTTCATCCGATTGTGGGAGATAAAGTGCTGATCTCGCGCGATGCCGATGAGGAATGCTATATTCTGGCGATCATGGAGCGCAGTGGTAAGCAGAATGCATCGCTGGTGTTTCACGGGAATGTTCAAATCAGTGCGCCTCAAGGACAAATCGATGTTCTTGCAAAAGAGCGACTGGGATTGGTGACAACGAATCAAATCGAGATGAGTACATCCCAACTGAATGTGACCGCTCTGAACGCAACACTTAATACGGAACGGTCTCAAATCACTTCACAGGAGATCATGACCACAGCCAAAGTGATTCGTGTTCTTGCTGAAAAACTGGATACCTTTGCTGATCGTTTTGTATTACGTGCCAAAAACAGTTTTCGCTGGGTTGATGAGTTGGACCAACTCAAGGCTGGCGAAGTTATTCATCATATTCGTACAATTTTTTCTGTTCATTCATCAGGCCATGCTACACTGACTGCCAAAGGCGATGTCCGTATTGATGGCGAACGCATACATATGGGATAA
- the tssB gene encoding type VI secretion system contractile sheath small subunit, whose translation MSQKASVSPKERVNIVYKTEIGDINQEVELPLKVLVMGDFSFQADATPLEDREVMDLNNDNFDDILASHNLSIDMDVADKLSGNKDASISMHLEFKSIKDFNPDSIIEQVPELKKVIELRKAVTALKGPLGNIPAFRRQIQEILDNEGLRNQLIQELGI comes from the coding sequence ATGAGTCAAAAAGCATCGGTATCCCCAAAAGAGAGAGTGAATATTGTATACAAAACAGAAATTGGCGACATAAATCAGGAAGTGGAATTGCCCTTAAAAGTTCTGGTCATGGGTGATTTCAGTTTCCAGGCAGATGCAACGCCTCTGGAAGACAGAGAAGTGATGGATCTGAACAATGATAATTTTGATGATATTCTGGCCTCACATAATCTGAGTATTGATATGGATGTGGCAGATAAATTATCCGGAAATAAAGATGCCAGTATTTCCATGCATCTTGAATTCAAGTCCATCAAGGATTTTAATCCTGACAGTATTATTGAACAAGTCCCTGAATTGAAAAAAGTGATTGAGTTACGCAAGGCCGTGACAGCACTGAAGGGACCATTAGGGAATATTCCGGCATTTCGTCGTCAAATCCAGGAAATTCTGGACAACGAAGGGCTGAGAAATCAATTGATTCAAGAGTTGGGAATCTAA
- a CDS encoding DotU family type IV/VI secretion system protein: MRMMDCFYEVLYLTIDLVDEFNQGQSREYEEVRLMLERVISEQSGIYIDGGYSDEQYQMALYAVVAFIDESIMLSAWKHKKEWKKELLQAKYFKSVHAGEEFYTQLNKLSPFDPAEKDIREVYYYCLTLGYRGKYYTDEDQSYLDKLKAENLTLLKGVEERSSGYDRDKHLFPEAYITGQEGSGIDLHIDYRPFAYGIPVIIFIIVFYMLKVKIFDAASYLITTI; the protein is encoded by the coding sequence ATGCGCATGATGGATTGTTTTTATGAAGTGCTGTATCTGACGATTGACTTGGTGGATGAGTTTAATCAGGGACAGTCTCGAGAATATGAAGAAGTTCGATTGATGCTGGAACGGGTCATTTCAGAACAGTCAGGGATTTATATAGATGGTGGGTATTCAGATGAACAGTATCAAATGGCTTTGTATGCGGTAGTGGCTTTTATTGACGAGTCGATCATGCTATCAGCATGGAAGCACAAAAAAGAGTGGAAAAAAGAATTGCTGCAGGCTAAATACTTTAAAAGTGTTCATGCTGGAGAAGAATTTTATACTCAGCTCAATAAGTTGAGTCCCTTTGACCCTGCGGAAAAAGATATCAGAGAAGTCTATTACTACTGTCTGACGTTAGGGTACCGCGGGAAATATTATACAGACGAGGATCAGTCCTATCTGGATAAACTCAAAGCAGAAAATCTCACCTTACTGAAGGGCGTTGAAGAACGTTCATCAGGATATGATAGAGACAAACATTTATTTCCTGAAGCGTACATTACAGGACAGGAAGGTAGCGGGATTGATCTCCATATTGATTACCGGCCGTTCGCATATGGCATTCCTGTTATTATCTTCATTATAGTGTTTTACATGTTGAAAGTTAAAATCTTCGATGCAGCCAGTTATCTGATCACAACGATCTGA
- the hcp gene encoding type VI secretion system tube protein Hcp, which produces MAVTVYLTITGEEDVAAGANSEDSVGALGIASHEDEIQILGVEENYYLPTDPETGQQSGAPISEGLTVLKYVDQSSPLLFQAMVQGEVFEEAELTYLWINPSGEEEEYFSKSMEKVTVTDIRPYIPNTLVSENEGYTHMEKVTFRYIKTVWEHAIAETIGIFNVGIFQSEE; this is translated from the coding sequence ATGGCTGTTACCGTATATTTAACAATTACAGGCGAAGAAGATGTGGCCGCCGGAGCGAACTCGGAAGATAGTGTGGGCGCTTTGGGGATTGCCTCTCATGAGGATGAAATCCAGATTCTTGGTGTTGAGGAAAATTATTATCTTCCCACTGACCCTGAAACGGGTCAACAATCAGGTGCTCCAATCAGCGAAGGATTGACAGTGCTCAAGTATGTGGATCAAAGCTCCCCATTGTTGTTTCAGGCGATGGTGCAGGGAGAGGTGTTTGAAGAAGCGGAATTGACCTATTTGTGGATTAATCCCTCGGGTGAAGAGGAAGAATATTTTTCGAAATCCATGGAAAAAGTCACTGTCACAGATATCCGCCCATATATTCCGAATACGCTGGTTTCTGAAAATGAAGGTTACACTCACATGGAAAAAGTCACATTCCGATATATCAAGACAGTGTGGGAACATGCGATAGCGGAGACCATCGGCATCTTCAATGTCGGCATTTTCCAGTCTGAGGAATAA
- a CDS encoding DUF4150 domain-containing protein, translated as MFASTQMGGMNFGFPDVCLTPMPPLGIPAPIPYPNMANGLMAVPPTGAMNVLSMGMPTHNMMTMGTISMGDFGGVMMGVMSGMMMGPHRTLIPAFTNLMGGLPCSRLTSMMGQNGLALNAPGVTIVPAQFKVLVMK; from the coding sequence ATGTTTGCAAGTACACAAATGGGAGGAATGAATTTTGGATTTCCGGATGTTTGTCTGACGCCGATGCCGCCCTTGGGTATCCCCGCACCGATCCCCTATCCCAACATGGCCAATGGTCTAATGGCTGTTCCGCCCACAGGCGCGATGAATGTGCTTTCTATGGGGATGCCGACCCATAACATGATGACCATGGGCACTATTAGCATGGGGGATTTCGGCGGAGTGATGATGGGCGTGATGTCAGGAATGATGATGGGACCGCATCGCACGCTGATTCCAGCGTTCACGAATTTGATGGGGGGGTTGCCCTGCTCACGGTTGACCAGCATGATGGGGCAGAATGGTCTCGCTCTGAACGCTCCGGGAGTCACTATTGTTCCAGCACAGTTCAAAGTGCTGGTGATGAAATGA
- a CDS encoding pentapeptide repeat-containing protein → MANITKEEVVKLIKGGDFIELEKANLDGIDLSGTDLAGGVFLSTSLAGVDFSGCRLRECTFIECELAGAVFDHADLQLATFIKGNFTKGRFLKANMLNTSLVDCCLNHVDFAGANLRQTRFVNAQLEHARFTGCDMEITCLLNSFLKEADFTQARMKQTILIECDMENVKFHETHIELAVMEKPTLNNQNFAGMNLNMTQFRKASLKNCNFTGCNLKQVSFFEADLTQSILDNVDAFGAIFYGANLTNVSMKNANLEQATLQEANLTGSDLSGCRMYMLIGQKANCEKAILAGCDMTYADFTHANFTEADLSNASMFRTKLHEIIEEKTIWNGASRSIALGNDPQLQKAEQWSSSEK, encoded by the coding sequence ATGGCTAACATCACAAAAGAAGAAGTCGTCAAGCTGATCAAGGGCGGCGACTTCATTGAACTGGAAAAAGCGAATCTGGATGGTATTGATCTGAGCGGCACGGATCTGGCTGGAGGTGTATTTCTGAGTACCAGTTTGGCGGGAGTTGATTTTTCAGGATGCCGTTTGAGGGAATGTACGTTTATTGAATGCGAACTGGCCGGCGCTGTGTTTGATCACGCTGATCTGCAATTGGCGACCTTCATCAAGGGCAATTTTACGAAGGGCAGGTTTCTTAAAGCCAATATGCTCAACACCAGCCTGGTGGACTGCTGTTTGAATCACGTTGATTTTGCCGGAGCTAATTTGCGGCAAACCAGGTTTGTGAACGCACAACTGGAGCATGCCAGGTTTACCGGATGTGACATGGAAATCACCTGTCTGCTCAACAGTTTTCTCAAAGAAGCTGATTTCACCCAGGCACGGATGAAACAGACCATTTTGATTGAGTGCGACATGGAAAATGTGAAATTTCACGAAACGCATATTGAATTGGCGGTCATGGAAAAACCCACGCTGAATAATCAAAATTTTGCGGGAATGAATTTAAACATGACACAATTCCGCAAAGCTAGTCTCAAAAATTGCAATTTCACAGGGTGTAATTTGAAGCAGGTGAGTTTTTTTGAAGCGGATCTGACGCAGTCGATTCTGGATAACGTGGATGCGTTCGGTGCCATTTTTTATGGGGCGAATCTGACCAATGTCAGTATGAAAAACGCTAATCTGGAGCAGGCGACCTTGCAGGAAGCCAATCTGACAGGATCGGATCTGAGCGGATGCCGCATGTACATGCTTATCGGCCAGAAAGCTAATTGTGAAAAGGCCATACTGGCCGGTTGCGATATGACTTATGCCGACTTTACCCACGCGAATTTCACCGAAGCCGATTTGTCCAATGCCAGTATGTTCCGCACCAAGCTTCATGAAATCATTGAGGAAAAAACAATATGGAATGGTGCCAGCCGATCAATCGCATTAGGCAATGACCCCCAACTCCAGAAAGCGGAACAATGGAGTTCCAGTGAAAAATAA